Proteins encoded by one window of Arabidopsis thaliana chromosome 2, partial sequence:
- the EXPB4 gene encoding expansin B4 (expansin B4 (EXPB4); INVOLVED IN: plant-type cell wall modification involved in multidimensional cell growth, unidimensional cell growth, plant-type cell wall loosening; LOCATED IN: endomembrane system, extracellular region; CONTAINS InterPro DOMAIN/s: Barwin-related endoglucanase (InterPro:IPR009009), Pollen allergen, N-terminal (InterPro:IPR014734), Rare lipoprotein A (InterPro:IPR005132), Major pollen allergen Lol pI (InterPro:IPR005795), Expansin/Lol pI (InterPro:IPR007118), Expansin 45, endoglucanase-like (InterPro:IPR007112), Pollen allergen/expansin, C-terminal (InterPro:IPR007117); BEST Arabidopsis thaliana protein match is: beta expansin 6 (TAIR:AT1G65681.1); Has 2182 Blast hits to 2179 proteins in 176 species: Archae - 0; Bacteria - 20; Metazoa - 0; Fungi - 32; Plants - 2098; Viruses - 0; Other Eukaryotes - 32 (source: NCBI BLink).) has product MASSQRYFALLALFAVSLKFCYCQNETIDVAGSGTAGVTWYGEPFGAGSTGGACGYGSAVANPPLYAMVSAGGPSLFNNGKGCGTCYQVVCIGHPACSGSPITVTITDECPGGPCASEPVHIDLSGKAMGALAKPGQADQLRSAGVIRVNYKRAACLYRGTNIVFRMDAGANPYYISFVVEYENGDGDLSNVEIQPAGGSFISMQEMRSAVWKVNSGSALRGPFNIRLTSGESHKVIVAYNVIPANWKPDESYRSIVNF; this is encoded by the exons ATGGCATCATCACAAAGATATTTCGCTCTCCTAGCTCTTTTCGCAGTCTcactaaaattttgttattgcCAAAATGAGACTATAGATGTAGCTGGATCGGGAACCGCCGGAGTTACTTGGTACGGTGAACCATTCGGCGCCGGTAGCACCG GAGGAGCTTGTGGGTACGGTTCCGCGGTGGCTAATCCACCACTATACGCGATGGTTTCAGCCGGAGGTCCTTCGCTGTTCAACAATGGAAAAGGATGTGGAACATGTTATCAG gtTGTATGCATCGGACATCCAGCGTGCTCGGGGTCACCAATAACGGTGACGATAACCGACGAGTGCCCTGGTGGTCCTTGCGCCTCTGAACCAGTCCACATTGATCTTAGCGGCAAAGCCATGGGTGCCTTAGCCAAACCTGGCCAAGCCGATCAACTTCGATCCGCTGGTGTTATACGTGTCAACTACAAACg TGCGGCATGTTTATATCGAGGAACTAACATAGTTTTTCGTATGGACGCTGGAGCAAATCCGTACTACATTTCATTTGTTGTTGAGTATGAAAACGGCGATGGAGATTTGTCCAATGTTGAAATTCAACCAGCCGGCGGAAGTTTCATCTCCATGCAAGAAATGAGATCCGCCGTATGGAAGGTCAACTCAGGCAGTGCCCTAAGAGGACCATTCAACATTAGACTTACTTCTGGTGAATCTCATAAAGTAATCGTCGCTTATAATGTTATTCCGGCGAATTGGAAACCTGACGAATCTTACCGTTCAATTGTTAACTTTTAG